One Euphorbia lathyris chromosome 1, ddEupLath1.1, whole genome shotgun sequence DNA segment encodes these proteins:
- the LOC136203247 gene encoding expansin-A13 has product MSPPLVYPFHTCSLSLFSFFFFAFSFPVTSHTSSSSSPPLSSSLSEWRSARATYYAASDPRDAVGGACGYGDLGKAGYGLATVGLSEALFERGQICGACFELRCVDDLRWCIPGTSVIVTATNFCAPNYGFPADGGGHCNPPNKHFVLPIESYEKIAIWKAGNMPVQYRRIKCRKEGGIRFSVTGSSIFVSVLISNVAGAGDISAVKIKGSRTGWLPMGRNWGQNWHLNADLKNQPLSFEVTTSDGTTITSYNVAPKDWNFGQSFEGKQFDT; this is encoded by the exons ATGTCACCGCCACTTGTATACCCTTTCCACACTTGCTCACTTTccctcttctccttcttcttcttcgcatTCTCATTCCCGGTCACTTCCCACacctcttcctcctcttctccgCCGCTCTCTTCTTCCCTCTCTGAATGGCGATCTGCTCGTGCTACCTACTATGCAGCCTCCGACCCCCGCGATGCTGTCGGCGGAGCCTGTGGTTATGGCGACTTAGGTAAAGCCGGCTATGGATTGGCCACCGTCGGCCTCAGCGAGGCTTTGTTCGAGCGCGGTCAGATCTGCGGCGCTTGCTTCGAGTTGCGCTGTGTCGATGACTTGCGCTGGTGCATCCCTGGTACTTCCGTCATTGTTACTGCCACCAATTTTTGTGCTCCTAATTATGGCTTTCCGGCTGATGGCGGTGGACACTGTAATCCTCCGAATAAGCATTTCGTTCTTCCTATTGAGTCCTATGAGAAGATCGCAATCTGGAAGGCCGGTAACATGCCCGTCCAGTACCGGAG GATCAAATGCAGAAAAGAAGGGGGAATCCGTTTTAGTGTGACAGGATCTAGCATCTTCGTTTCAGTTCTAATCAGCAACGTTGCAGGTGCAGGTGATATATCAGCAGTGAAAATAAAGGGTTCGAGAACAGGGTGGCTTCCGATGGGTAGGAATTGGGGCCAGAATTGGCATCTTAATGCAGATTTGAAAAATCAACCCCTCTCATTTGAGGTGACTACCAGTGATGGTACCACAATTACCTCCTATAATGTTGCTCCTAAAGACTGGAACTTTGGGCAGAGTTTTGAAGGCAAGCAATTTGATACTTAA
- the LOC136203254 gene encoding protein ALTERED XYLOGLUCAN 9 codes for MLGGVQLGLLAACIVLFVPMGMAGWHLSRNKMLFFSGVLFITLAVGVHLTPYFPSVSDFVASVQSVVVFDNREDSCINLINEVVWNVKPRRSIVQSDENSSISNDSVIYDKVWDWSKTGKVRACEFQRLDRSDTSDLLNGSWVVVAGDSQARLIVQSLLNLILDSKKMESVKADLFKRHSDYQIVVKQIDLKLDFIWAPYAVNLTNLVMGFKQKRSYPDVLVMGEGLWHMLHITNASNYGADLQSLRSSVVSLLPFSSELGTDGPVTGSVSIRSPHLFWLGMPMLINGMLNTEEKREKMTDEMWHAYDRELRNSRLLRTYGGPFVMLNIQSMSWNCGPRCTVDGMHYDKAVYEAAVHILLNALLIESHQKLGSK; via the coding sequence ATGTTGGGCGGCGTTCAACTGGGCTTATTGGCTGCTTGCATAGTATTATTTGTACCTATGGGTATGGCTGGTTGGCATTTGAGCCGAAACAAGATGCTCTTCTTTAGCGGTGTCCTTTTTATAACCCTCGCGGTAGGTGTTCATCTCACTCCTTATTTCCCTTCGGTTTCTGATTTTGTTGCCTCTGTTCAATCTGTTGTTGTATTTGATAATCGTGAGGATTCttgtattaatttgattaatgaaGTTGTTTGGAATGTCAAGCCTAGGCGTAGTATTGTTCAATCCGATGAAAATAGCAGTATTAGTAATGATTCTGTAATCTACGATAAAGTTTGGGATTGGTCCAAAACAGGAAAAGTTAGGGCTTGTGAGTTTCAGAGACTGGATAGGTCTGATACTTCAGATTTGCTTAATGGATCCTGGGTTGTTGTTGCTGGAGATTcacaagctcgtttaattgtcCAATCTTTGCTGAATTTGATATTAGATTCGAAGAAAATGGAATCGGTTAAGGCTGATTTGTTTAAAAGGCATAGTGATTACCAGATTGTTGTAAAACAAATTGACTTGAAATTGGATTTTATTTGGGCTCCTTATGCTGTTAATTTGACCAATTTGGTGATGGGATTTAAGCAAAAGCGAAGCTACCCTGATGTTTTAGTAATGGGAGAAGGCCTCTGGCATATGCTTCATATCACAAATGCATCAAATTATGGTGCTGATTTGCAATCCTTGAGGAGTTCTGTGGTATCTTTGCTTCCGTTTTCGTCGGAATTGGGCACGGATGGGCCAGTTACAGGTTCTGTGTCTATCAGATCACCACATTTGTTTTGGCTTGGAATGCCAATGTTGATCAATGGGATGTTGAATACAGAGGAAAAGAGGGAGAAGATGACAGATGAAATGTGGCATGCATATGATCGAGAATTGCGTAATAGTAGGCTCTTGCGCACATATGGTGGCCCGTTTGTTATGCTCAACATTCAATCAATGAGCTGGAATTGTGGGCCTCGGTGTACTGTTGATGGGATGCATTATGATAAAGCTGTTTATGAAGCTGCagttcatattttgctaaatgcATTGCTCATCGAATCTCATCAAAAGCTTGGATCTAAGTAG